One window of the Clostridium sp. MB40-C1 genome contains the following:
- the yqeK gene encoding bis(5'-nucleosyl)-tetraphosphatase (symmetrical) YqeK, protein MWTEDKIIQYLKENLKESRFKHSISVMETAVKLADIYGEDIEKAKIAGLVHDCAKYLQRDRMLSVAGEYGYDITKVCFKNSSLLHGAAGAYVAKNIIGIEDEDILNSITYHTTGRRKMSMLEKIIFIADYIEPLRDFPGVDVVRKMAYKDIDKSLIMAFDKTIKYVVEKGQLLHSDTVEARNYMICERYAEEI, encoded by the coding sequence ATGTGGACAGAGGATAAGATAATTCAATACTTAAAGGAGAATTTAAAGGAAAGTAGATTTAAACACAGTATAAGTGTTATGGAGACAGCTGTAAAATTAGCCGATATTTATGGAGAAGATATAGAAAAGGCTAAAATTGCAGGACTTGTCCATGATTGTGCAAAGTATTTGCAAAGAGATAGAATGCTGAGTGTTGCTGGAGAGTATGGTTATGATATTACTAAAGTATGTTTTAAAAATTCAAGTCTTCTTCATGGAGCAGCGGGGGCTTATGTAGCTAAAAACATTATAGGAATTGAAGATGAAGATATATTAAATTCAATTACTTATCACACTACTGGTAGAAGAAAGATGAGTATGCTAGAAAAAATAATTTTTATTGCTGATTATATTGAACCGTTAAGAGATTTCCCAGGAGTAGATGTGGTTAGGAAAATGGCCTATAAAGATATAGATAAGTCTTTGATTATGGCTTTTGATAAAACAATTAAGTATGTCGTAGAAAAAGGACAGCTTTTACATAGTGATACAGTTGAGGCAAGAAACTATATGATATGTGAGAGGTA